A section of the Roseivirga sp. BDSF3-8 genome encodes:
- a CDS encoding M16 family metallopeptidase codes for MLDRTQAPPFAQAENIDLTKAETIKLDNGVPVHIIRAGTQPAVKLEIVIPAGKWYEPKNGLAWFTTKMLKEGTQHKSSEVISSLFDYYGVETEFETSLDRSEVSMKVMNKHLPNILAIIHEMLYAPSFPDNELETLRNIKIQESRVENNQNHTFASRKFRELVYGADHPYGKFFTEEAMRDISKEDIKAYHQSHIKDTEEFVIAGRVEDEHLKLINNIFGQKKLDKPQNESNYNPSPGDKSLYVEKEHSLQTSLRIGRETILKSHEDFIDLKIATTILGGYFGSRLMKNIREEKGYTYGISSTLLPLEKSTILLIGSDVIKEYRNEAVEEIFNEIRNLRTKPVSESEMDTVQNYMIGAFLGSIDTPSDLADKFKNTYYLGLDYGYYQRFMNRVRNITPERIMEITEKYLHEDTLHHVLVG; via the coding sequence ATGCTAGACAGAACCCAGGCACCCCCGTTTGCCCAGGCCGAAAATATTGATCTGACCAAAGCAGAAACCATAAAACTGGATAATGGAGTACCTGTCCATATTATCAGGGCAGGCACCCAACCGGCAGTTAAGCTGGAAATAGTGATCCCTGCCGGTAAATGGTATGAGCCTAAGAACGGTTTAGCCTGGTTTACAACTAAAATGCTGAAAGAGGGTACCCAGCACAAATCATCCGAGGTAATTTCCTCTTTGTTCGATTATTACGGCGTAGAGACTGAATTTGAAACCAGTCTTGATCGCAGTGAAGTGAGCATGAAGGTAATGAATAAGCACTTGCCTAATATTCTTGCTATTATTCATGAAATGCTGTACGCCCCCAGTTTTCCTGATAATGAGCTGGAGACATTAAGAAATATCAAGATCCAGGAAAGCCGGGTAGAGAATAATCAAAACCATACTTTCGCTTCAAGAAAATTCAGGGAGTTGGTATATGGTGCCGACCACCCTTATGGTAAGTTCTTTACCGAAGAGGCCATGCGCGATATCTCTAAAGAGGATATAAAAGCGTATCACCAATCACATATAAAAGACACAGAGGAGTTTGTTATTGCCGGAAGAGTTGAGGATGAGCATCTAAAGCTTATTAATAACATCTTTGGTCAGAAAAAACTTGATAAGCCTCAGAACGAAAGTAACTACAATCCCTCTCCAGGTGATAAGAGCCTTTATGTAGAAAAGGAACATAGTCTTCAAACAAGCTTGAGGATTGGCAGAGAAACGATTCTTAAAAGCCACGAAGACTTTATCGACCTCAAAATCGCGACGACTATTCTGGGTGGATATTTTGGGTCCCGCCTGATGAAGAATATTCGCGAAGAGAAGGGCTATACCTATGGCATAAGCAGTACCCTGCTTCCATTAGAAAAGAGTACTATTCTTCTCATCGGTTCTGATGTAATAAAAGAGTACAGGAACGAAGCCGTAGAAGAGATCTTTAATGAAATCCGGAACCTAAGGACTAAACCAGTCTCTGAGTCTGAGATGGATACGGTTCAAAATTATATGATAGGTGCATTTCTGGGTAGTATTGATACTCCTTCTGATCTGGCTGATAAATTCAAGAACACCTATTACCTTGGACTTGATTACGGGTATTATCAACGATTTATGAATCGGGTCAGAAACATTACGCCGGAAAGGATAATGGAGATCACTGAAAAGTACCTGCATGAAGACACATTACACCATGTCCTTGTAGGATAA
- the porV gene encoding type IX secretion system outer membrane channel protein PorV, with the protein MLEIIYLEPDFEKFNLMTGNLKTFCVLLFLALVPVASAFSQVGIIGQDTTRRVITTAVPFIMIAPDARAGGMGDVGAATSADAASIHWNPAKLIFNQQDYGFSLSYTPWLGRIVNDMWIFYASGYYKLDDVQAIGLSMTYFDLGDLQFRDDTGVPLGDFSPREFALTATYSRQLTESLSLGVSGKYIHSNLTGNIVSSGGINDSRAGTSVAADIGVYYNSEIAGSATNNEISWAAVISNIGQKMTYSDEDNRQFIPTNLRLGGAYKMYLDPYNSITFALDANKLMVPTPPVRDENGNIIRGEDPDRSLLSGMFGSFGDAPDGGSEELKEVMLSAGAEYWYNDIFAFRAGYFYEHEDKGNRKYFTVGTGFRYQVFGIDFAYLIPQVQDHPLAETLRFTLVFNFENNIVSQPISE; encoded by the coding sequence TTGCTCGAAATAATTTATCTTGAGCCTGATTTTGAAAAATTCAACCTCATGACCGGAAACCTGAAAACTTTCTGTGTGCTACTCTTCCTGGCTTTAGTGCCGGTAGCCAGTGCATTTTCTCAAGTAGGTATCATTGGCCAGGACACGACCAGACGTGTCATTACCACAGCAGTACCATTCATTATGATCGCCCCTGATGCCCGTGCGGGTGGTATGGGGGATGTAGGTGCTGCCACCAGTGCTGATGCAGCTTCCATACACTGGAACCCTGCCAAACTGATTTTTAACCAGCAAGACTATGGCTTTTCCCTAAGCTACACTCCCTGGCTTGGCCGCATTGTTAATGACATGTGGATATTTTATGCTTCTGGTTATTACAAACTGGATGATGTTCAAGCAATTGGATTATCAATGACATACTTCGACCTTGGCGACCTTCAGTTCCGTGATGATACCGGAGTTCCTCTTGGTGATTTTAGTCCACGCGAATTCGCTCTTACTGCTACCTACTCACGTCAGCTGACAGAAAGCCTTTCACTGGGTGTATCAGGTAAATACATTCATAGCAACCTCACAGGAAACATTGTTTCTTCCGGCGGTATTAATGACTCCCGTGCAGGAACAAGTGTAGCTGCTGATATTGGTGTATACTATAATTCTGAAATCGCAGGATCTGCCACTAACAATGAGATTAGCTGGGCCGCGGTCATTTCAAATATCGGTCAGAAAATGACTTATAGTGATGAAGACAACAGGCAGTTTATCCCTACGAACCTACGCCTTGGCGGTGCATACAAAATGTACCTTGATCCGTATAACTCAATAACTTTTGCGCTGGACGCTAACAAACTGATGGTTCCTACTCCTCCTGTGAGAGATGAGAATGGTAACATCATCCGCGGAGAAGACCCGGATCGTAGCCTGTTGAGTGGTATGTTTGGAAGCTTTGGTGATGCTCCTGATGGAGGTAGCGAAGAGCTTAAAGAAGTAATGCTTAGTGCTGGAGCAGAATATTGGTACAACGATATCTTTGCATTCCGCGCCGGTTACTTCTATGAGCATGAAGATAAAGGCAATCGTAAATATTTTACCGTAGGTACAGGATTCAGGTACCAGGTATTCGGTATAGATTTTGCCTACCTGATCCCTCAGGTTCAGGATCACCCATTAGCAGAAACTCTCCGCTTTACCCTCGTATTCAACTTCGAAAATAACATCGTCAGCCAACCTATATCTGAATAA
- the porU gene encoding type IX secretion system sortase PorU, protein MISKARALFLLTMLCIYTPDILAQSSMRYADLSTGNWYKIAIPASGAYKLDQSFLTSLGIDTENLDPRNLRAFGYGGGMLPQPNDATRPEGLPEIPLGGEGIFDGSMSPADFYILFARGPDKSVYDAASGEWIYEKNLYADSTYIFLTVGDIHGLRVQEGISISGTHTIIDQYEDFQVHERDEINQLNSGRHWFGNRMSTLGNSTQLPPFEVSGIIPGSEIILKTRVANFATSPAAFTLTIDGREITRLNAGRVTSDTYGTKVTTSSATAYLTAGNSESLRPAFTYEAGSDPAAIGAVDYLSITCQRKLTMEGNQLIWLSPSSQSHSSVTYQIENVPARIRIWNISRDDSIIQIPVSVRNTVGSFSQNVPFDGPSQYIAFDETSLNTPVAIRAVANQGLRSLSAPDLLIVTHPTLRTEAERLASFRRSHDGLNVTVVTTPQIYNEFSSGRQDITAIRDFVKHLYDTQPGKLAYLLLFGHASYDYKNRVTDNLNLVPTYQSRNSHHSVLTYSSDDYFGFLEDTEGEWEESSVANDHTLELGIGRIPAKDAEEASDLVDKLIHYATAPSSLGPWRNRLLFVADDGDGNTHQRDANRLTELLDTTSKNYNIKKLYLDSYRQLVRADRETSPAARKALNDAVKNGQFIVNYSGHGGPAGWTRETILDQNMITAWDNLDKLPIFVTATCEFGLHDDPARISGGERLLLNPDGGAIGLVTTTRPVYSYTNYLLNREFYRHVFNKDDEGPQRLGDIFKETKNSSINGVNNRNFTLLGDPSMMPAFPKSNVIVDEIKSDNPETGADTLQAMGRIRVKGRVVSESGNTDTNFDGHVEVTLFDKPQEKKTYGTENTSAFLYKEQDNVLFRGTATLVNGEFTIEIPAPRNLDYTYGNGKISFYALHGNGINDARGVKSDVVVGGTDCRATVEQTPPEIKLYLNDTTFSPGGVISPAVTLLARLSDESGINVSRSAIGQDIKLIIDEEDAIVLNDFYIADVDDFTSGTIAYPLSYLAPGEHTMRLEAWDNLNNKGGSSLVFKVSEGEELMIYEAGNYPNPISSQTVFSFRHNKPGSDLTVTIEIMDIHGRTIGTLINDFPASSSQIETEAWEAIDMSGNTLMPGLYIYRMTVEDDQGFKKAVVKRLVCSK, encoded by the coding sequence ATGATAAGCAAGGCACGGGCCCTGTTTCTGTTAACTATGTTATGCATATACACTCCGGACATACTTGCCCAGAGTAGCATGCGCTATGCAGACCTATCCACCGGTAACTGGTACAAAATTGCCATCCCAGCAAGCGGTGCTTACAAGCTGGATCAAAGCTTCCTTACCTCTCTCGGAATAGATACTGAAAATCTCGATCCCCGTAATCTGCGTGCTTTTGGCTATGGCGGTGGTATGCTACCACAACCAAACGACGCCACGCGGCCCGAGGGATTACCGGAGATTCCACTAGGAGGGGAGGGGATTTTTGATGGCTCCATGTCTCCCGCAGACTTTTACATCTTATTTGCACGCGGCCCTGACAAGAGTGTCTATGATGCAGCCTCTGGTGAATGGATATACGAAAAAAACCTGTACGCTGATAGCACTTACATTTTCCTGACAGTAGGCGATATACATGGCCTGCGCGTGCAGGAAGGCATCTCAATATCCGGCACCCATACGATCATTGATCAGTATGAGGACTTTCAGGTTCATGAGCGCGACGAAATAAATCAACTTAACTCCGGAAGGCATTGGTTTGGTAACCGCATGTCAACGTTAGGAAACTCAACCCAGCTTCCCCCATTTGAGGTAAGTGGCATTATACCTGGTAGCGAAATCATTCTCAAGACCCGCGTGGCTAATTTTGCCACTTCTCCGGCTGCCTTTACTCTTACAATAGACGGACGTGAGATTACACGCCTAAATGCGGGTAGAGTAACCTCCGATACATATGGTACGAAGGTAACCACCTCTTCTGCCACTGCCTACCTGACTGCAGGAAACAGTGAATCACTGAGGCCTGCGTTTACCTACGAGGCAGGTTCAGACCCGGCTGCCATTGGTGCAGTGGACTATCTTAGTATTACGTGTCAGCGAAAACTGACCATGGAGGGAAATCAACTGATCTGGCTAAGTCCTTCCTCTCAAAGCCACTCATCAGTTACGTACCAAATTGAAAATGTGCCTGCCCGAATCAGAATATGGAATATCAGCCGGGACGACTCTATTATCCAAATTCCTGTTTCTGTCCGGAACACTGTTGGCTCTTTCTCTCAAAATGTGCCATTTGATGGCCCCTCACAATACATTGCTTTTGACGAGACCTCATTAAACACACCGGTAGCCATAAGAGCCGTAGCAAACCAGGGGTTGAGATCACTCTCTGCGCCTGACTTACTTATTGTTACCCACCCCACCCTTAGAACAGAAGCCGAAAGACTTGCCTCTTTTCGCAGATCGCATGATGGCCTTAATGTCACTGTGGTCACTACTCCCCAGATTTATAATGAATTCAGTAGCGGAAGACAGGACATCACAGCAATAAGGGATTTTGTAAAACACCTCTACGACACACAACCTGGAAAACTGGCTTACCTATTATTATTTGGTCACGCTTCCTATGATTATAAAAACAGGGTAACTGACAACCTGAATCTGGTGCCTACGTACCAAAGCCGTAATTCTCACCACTCTGTGCTCACCTACTCCAGCGATGATTATTTTGGGTTTCTGGAAGATACCGAAGGAGAATGGGAGGAAAGCAGCGTAGCGAATGACCATACTCTTGAGTTGGGGATTGGTCGTATTCCTGCCAAGGATGCAGAGGAAGCTTCGGATTTGGTAGATAAACTTATACACTACGCCACTGCCCCATCCTCTCTTGGCCCATGGCGTAACCGGCTTCTTTTCGTGGCAGATGATGGAGATGGCAACACCCATCAACGGGATGCAAACCGGCTGACGGAACTACTGGATACAACCAGTAAAAATTACAATATCAAAAAACTTTACCTGGACAGTTATCGCCAGCTGGTACGCGCAGACCGCGAGACTTCACCCGCTGCCAGAAAGGCCTTGAATGATGCTGTCAAGAACGGACAATTCATTGTAAATTATAGTGGCCACGGAGGACCTGCAGGCTGGACCCGTGAGACCATCCTTGATCAGAATATGATTACTGCATGGGATAACCTGGATAAGCTACCCATATTCGTAACAGCTACGTGTGAGTTTGGCCTGCATGATGATCCTGCCAGAATTTCCGGCGGGGAAAGATTATTACTTAATCCTGATGGGGGGGCTATCGGCCTCGTTACTACCACCCGGCCAGTATACTCCTATACGAATTACCTTCTTAACCGTGAATTTTATCGTCACGTATTCAATAAAGACGATGAGGGACCTCAACGGCTGGGAGATATCTTCAAGGAGACAAAGAACAGCTCCATAAACGGAGTGAATAACCGTAACTTCACTCTGCTGGGAGACCCTAGTATGATGCCTGCTTTCCCCAAAAGCAATGTGATAGTGGATGAAATTAAAAGCGATAACCCCGAAACCGGAGCTGACACCTTACAAGCCATGGGAAGGATCAGGGTTAAAGGCAGAGTGGTCAGTGAGTCCGGTAACACAGACACTAATTTTGACGGCCATGTCGAGGTTACTCTTTTTGATAAGCCCCAGGAAAAGAAAACCTATGGTACAGAAAATACCTCTGCATTTTTATATAAAGAGCAGGACAATGTACTCTTCAGAGGAACTGCCACACTGGTGAACGGTGAATTTACCATTGAAATACCCGCTCCACGGAATTTAGATTATACCTATGGCAATGGAAAAATAAGCTTTTATGCCCTACATGGCAATGGTATAAATGATGCCCGGGGAGTAAAAAGCGACGTGGTGGTCGGTGGTACAGACTGTAGAGCAACAGTAGAGCAAACCCCTCCGGAAATTAAACTTTATCTGAATGATACAACATTCAGTCCAGGTGGCGTTATATCTCCGGCGGTCACTTTGCTTGCCCGGCTTTCTGATGAAAGCGGCATAAATGTAAGCCGCAGTGCAATAGGTCAGGACATTAAACTGATCATTGATGAAGAGGACGCGATAGTATTAAATGATTTCTACATAGCGGATGTAGACGATTTCACATCCGGCACCATTGCCTACCCGCTAAGCTATCTGGCTCCTGGTGAACACACTATGAGGCTGGAGGCCTGGGATAATTTGAACAACAAAGGGGGGTCCTCCCTGGTATTCAAAGTCTCCGAAGGCGAGGAATTAATGATTTACGAAGCAGGTAACTATCCCAATCCCATCAGTTCGCAGACTGTATTTTCATTTAGGCACAACAAGCCAGGCTCTGATCTGACAGTGACTATAGAAATTATGGACATCCATGGCAGGACCATAGGTACCCTGATCAATGACTTTCCGGCAAGTTCATCTCAAATCGAAACCGAGGCCTGGGAAGCAATAGATATGTCAGGCAATACACTTATGCCTGGCCTGTATATCTACCGAATGACGGTGGAGGATGACCAGGGTTTTAAAAAAGCTGTTGTAAAAAGGCTTGTTTGCTCGAAATAA
- the purS gene encoding phosphoribosylformylglycinamidine synthase subunit PurS, with protein sequence MKFTAEIDIMPLKEILDPQGKAVKLGLHNLGIDDVSDVRIGKHITINIEAADKKSAEKQVETACKKLLANLIMEEYSYTISEVE encoded by the coding sequence ATGAAATTCACCGCCGAGATAGACATCATGCCCCTTAAAGAGATACTAGATCCTCAGGGAAAAGCCGTTAAATTAGGACTGCATAACCTGGGTATAGATGACGTATCCGATGTCAGGATTGGTAAACACATCACCATCAACATTGAAGCCGCTGACAAAAAGTCCGCTGAAAAACAGGTAGAAACCGCCTGTAAAAAGCTGCTCGCTAACCTGATAATGGAGGAATACAGCTACACTATTTCTGAGGTGGAGTAA
- the pssA gene encoding CDP-diacylglycerol--serine O-phosphatidyltransferase: MSIKKHIPNILTCANLFSGCVGIVQVLNGQPEWAAYMVWLAAVFDFLDGFVARMLKVQSPIGKELDSLADNVTFGVLPATLVFYLLSQNAVPFEHLPYAGFMLSVFAALRLAKFNTDTRQSDSFIGVPTPAMALFVTSLPLVLADTGYDWITSNWFLLAVTVVFSLLMVAELNLLALKFKDFTFKNNRLRFILIGLSGAMLFILGITAVPLIIILYVTLSLIATK; the protein is encoded by the coding sequence TTGAGTATAAAAAAGCATATTCCCAACATCCTTACCTGCGCTAACCTTTTTTCAGGCTGTGTGGGCATAGTACAGGTTCTGAACGGTCAGCCAGAATGGGCTGCCTACATGGTTTGGCTGGCCGCAGTGTTTGATTTCCTGGATGGTTTTGTGGCAAGAATGCTGAAAGTTCAAAGCCCTATTGGGAAAGAGCTTGACTCACTCGCAGACAACGTAACCTTTGGCGTACTACCGGCTACCCTGGTATTTTACCTATTAAGTCAAAATGCCGTGCCATTTGAGCACCTTCCCTACGCAGGCTTTATGCTATCTGTCTTTGCCGCTCTGCGTCTGGCAAAATTCAATACGGATACACGCCAGTCAGACAGTTTCATAGGTGTACCCACGCCGGCTATGGCCTTGTTCGTAACTTCCTTACCCCTCGTATTAGCAGATACCGGCTATGACTGGATTACGAGCAACTGGTTTTTACTGGCCGTAACGGTGGTGTTTTCCTTGCTTATGGTAGCCGAACTAAACCTGCTTGCTCTAAAATTTAAAGACTTCACTTTTAAAAATAACCGGCTTCGCTTTATACTTATCGGCCTATCGGGTGCCATGCTTTTTATATTAGGCATTACTGCGGTACCTCTCATAATTATTTTATATGTAACTTTGTCCCTGATAGCCACAAAATAG
- a CDS encoding MBL fold metallo-hydrolase translates to MISIQKFAFNPFMENTYVLFDETKHAVVVDPGCYEAHERKALDTFISENELTVDLLLNTHCHIDHVLGNSHVKSTYKVPLLIHEKDLEVLNAAKVLAPNYGMADYQPAEPDRYMEEGETITFGNSELKVVFVPGHAPGHVAFINEEQNICIGGDVLFKSSIGRTDLPGGDFNTLISSIQEKLFTFSDDMIVYPGHGPETTIGEEKRTNPFCAIKN, encoded by the coding sequence ATGATCAGCATCCAAAAATTTGCCTTCAATCCATTCATGGAGAATACGTATGTTCTGTTTGACGAGACAAAGCACGCCGTGGTTGTGGATCCGGGCTGCTATGAAGCTCATGAAAGAAAAGCGCTGGATACTTTTATCTCAGAGAACGAACTGACAGTAGACCTTTTATTAAATACCCACTGCCATATAGACCATGTGTTGGGCAACAGCCATGTAAAAAGCACTTACAAGGTTCCCTTGCTGATTCATGAAAAAGACCTTGAAGTATTAAATGCGGCCAAAGTACTTGCACCAAATTATGGCATGGCTGACTACCAACCTGCAGAGCCAGACCGTTACATGGAGGAGGGTGAAACTATTACCTTCGGAAACAGCGAATTAAAAGTCGTGTTTGTACCCGGCCATGCCCCCGGCCACGTAGCCTTCATTAATGAAGAACAGAATATCTGTATCGGAGGAGATGTGCTGTTTAAAAGCTCTATAGGTCGCACTGATCTGCCCGGAGGAGATTTTAATACCCTTATTAGTAGCATTCAGGAAAAACTTTTTACCTTCTCTGATGATATGATAGTGTACCCGGGGCATGGTCCTGAAACCACTATCGGTGAGGAAAAGCGGACCAACCCTTTCTGCGCCATCAAAAACTAG
- a CDS encoding NAD(P)/FAD-dependent oxidoreductase yields MIDFLIVGQGIAGTILSYILTDRGYRVMVIDKQTPHSSSRVAAGIYNPVTGRVMKKTWLADTLFHRLVPFYRKMEADLKVDFLNELPIYRPFISMEEQNDWVGKSAEGDFDSYVEKVAVEAMFPDDLNDHYGGLLLKNSGYLDIPLMLDAWRQKLTAAGSYRNEAFTEESMELTDEGISYKDIKAKKVIFCQGNGAVDSRYFGWLPFRPVKGEVLTVSAPSDAEVIYNRGVFMLPKGGGTFRVGATYNWRILDTEPTDEAREELLDRLKQLYSHPVTVENHIAGIRPATKDRKPFAGVHPEYKAVAVFNGLGTKGVSLAPHFGEQMADFLCSGTELSPEVNITRFYSLYFH; encoded by the coding sequence ATGATCGATTTTTTAATTGTTGGTCAAGGGATTGCAGGCACTATTTTGTCCTACATACTGACGGACAGAGGGTATCGCGTGATGGTCATTGACAAACAAACACCTCATTCATCTTCGAGGGTAGCGGCTGGTATATATAATCCTGTTACCGGAAGAGTAATGAAGAAAACCTGGCTGGCTGACACTTTATTTCATAGGCTGGTGCCTTTTTATCGTAAAATGGAAGCCGACCTTAAGGTGGATTTTCTGAATGAGCTACCTATTTACAGGCCCTTCATCAGCATGGAGGAGCAAAATGACTGGGTAGGAAAAAGTGCTGAAGGGGATTTTGATTCTTATGTGGAAAAAGTAGCTGTGGAAGCTATGTTTCCTGATGATCTGAATGATCACTATGGAGGCCTGCTGCTAAAAAACAGCGGATACCTGGACATTCCTCTCATGCTGGATGCATGGAGGCAGAAACTGACTGCAGCCGGCAGCTATCGTAATGAGGCATTTACTGAAGAGTCCATGGAGTTGACAGATGAAGGCATATCTTATAAAGATATTAAAGCCAAAAAAGTGATTTTCTGTCAGGGCAATGGCGCTGTGGATAGTCGTTATTTTGGTTGGCTACCTTTCAGGCCTGTCAAAGGGGAGGTACTTACCGTTTCAGCACCATCCGATGCAGAGGTAATCTACAATCGCGGAGTGTTTATGCTTCCAAAAGGGGGTGGCACCTTCAGAGTAGGAGCTACTTACAATTGGAGGATATTGGATACGGAACCTACTGATGAGGCACGGGAAGAGCTTCTGGACCGTTTGAAGCAGTTATACTCTCACCCTGTTACGGTTGAAAACCACATTGCGGGTATACGTCCGGCTACCAAGGACCGGAAGCCTTTTGCAGGGGTTCATCCGGAATATAAGGCGGTAGCCGTTTTTAATGGCCTTGGAACCAAAGGGGTGTCTCTGGCGCCTCATTTCGGTGAGCAAATGGCAGATTTCCTTTGTAGCGGTACAGAGTTATCTCCCGAAGTAAATATTACTCGCTTTTATTCGTTATATTTTCATTGA